From a region of the Vanrija pseudolonga chromosome 2, complete sequence genome:
- the NFYC2 gene encoding Nuclear transcription factor Y subunit C-2: MNTYYLSEGLYPQSFSNGTYSSPTSNTSSPATGAAGTGVGIMPSAVGGVGSAALAQQQMLQHVHAQAAAQHQAAVHHAQMQAAAASSSAAAAPPQSAAAASAPPLTGPLVHPHQDLNDFLESFWTRQMDGVERETPDFKTYNLPLARIKKVMKSDEEVKMISAEAPIMFSKACEIFISELTCRAWLVAEGHKRRTLQKSDVAAAIAFSDVFDFLIDIVPRDGEEAAAGAAPAAPAEAAADGEAAPQGGAGDEWAPDAEYADDAGGDVYDYDDGEGRDGEALYSEYVQGEGEAFG, translated from the exons ATGAACACATACTACCTCTCCGAGGGGCTGTACCCGCAGTCGTTCAGCAACGGGACGTACTCGTCGCCTACGAGCAACACGAGCAGCCCGGCGACCGGCGCAGCGGGCACGGGCGTGGGCATCATGCCgtccgccgtcggcggggtgggcagcgccgcgctcgcccagcagcagaTGTTACAGCATGTGCatgcgcaggcggcggcacagcACCAGGCGGCCGTGCACCACGCGCAGATgcaggccgcggccgcgtccagcagcgccgccgcggctccGCCCCAGTctgcggctgccgcctcggcgccgccgctcaccgGCCCCCTCGTCCACCCACACCAGGACCTGAACGACTTTTTGGAGAGCTTCTGGACGCGCCAGatggacggcgtcgagcgcgagacgcCAGACTTCAAGACATACAACCTGCCGCTAGCGCGTATCAAGAAGGTGATGAAgagtgacgaggaggtcaagaTGATTTCggccgagg cccccaTAATGTTCTCCAAGGCCTGCGAGATCTTCATCTCGGAGCTGACGTGCCGCGCGTGGCTCGTGGCAGAGGGGCACAAGCGGCGGACACTGCAAAAGTCGGacgtggcggccgcgatTGCCTTCAGCGACGTGTTCGACTTTTTGATCGACATTgtgccgcgcgacggcgaggaggcggccgctggagcggcaccggccgcgccggctgaggccgcggccgacggcgaggcggcgccgcagggcggtgcgggcgacgagtgggcgcccgacgccgagtacgccgacgacgctggcggcgacgtgtacgactacgacgacggcgaggggcgcgatggcgaggcGCTGTACTCTGAGTATGtgcagggcgagggcgaggcgttTGGATAA
- the Alg9 gene encoding Alpha-1,2-mannosyltransferase ALG9: protein MALPGTETIRFRRPTAGPNAVAQKSDEPKKDQFGDLAPTGWKRRHQGLLQDQVGRQQRGPTVPSFSFAFRILLLMRTAGAMYAVIADCDEVFNFFEPLHYFVHNAGFQTWELSPEFAVRSWAYLLFHWPLATFGPYILGLGKRQQFFALRFFLGAISALVEARFYRAVVDAVNERVGRYLLFALLFSAGMWTASVAFLPSSFAMYATALAASEWFHPATSTRIGVNRAFRATLFTAIGAIVGWPFAAALGVPCVLEYALLAAGETVLPKDRLSWGSKRLSTLVGAIVVSAAVAIPVVLVDSWAYGRFTFPTLNIIFYNLFSSNGPDLYGTEPASYYFLNLFLNFNFFTPLALLSLPALFVTYNVDFRRLGKTQLKPKEGETSPYILLAVRLSPFYLWLAILTLQSHKEERFMYPAYPLLVFNAAVTVFLAKGWLETAFVKITKSPYRAGQTNLFSQFSFLAIIIPSIISIGRIFALFQFYHAPFDVAAHFQYTTIPNILSGMGYLPIPPPKGVKPREDHVHEWDFSPLAELENPITVCFGSEWHRFPSSYLFPEGVELRWIKSEFDGMMPRPWDKSEAVGLWPRAETRVTHVGRFNGANKASAVPGTYVPIEQCTHLVTLSLPSQTPTALEPDYSLDEEHWDREYCTTFLDGASSKWWSRLIWLPASIGDSGRVYGDYCLLRRK, encoded by the exons ATGGCTCTCCCGGGTACAGAGACGATCCGCTTCCGCCGGCCCACGGCGGGGCCCAATGCCGTCGCGCAGAAGAGCGACGAGCCCAAGAAGGACCAGTTTGGCGACCTTGCGCCGACGGGCTGGAAGCGGAGGCACCAGGGCCTGCTGCAGGACCAGGTTGGCCG CCAGCAGCGTGGACCCACCGTCCCCTCCTTCTCGTTCGCGTTCCGCATCCTGCTCCTCATGAGGACCGCGGGCGCGATGTACGCCGTCATTGCAGACTGTGACGAGG TGTTCAACTTCTTCGAGCCTCTGCACTACTTTGTCCACAACGCCGGCTTCCAGACCTGGGAGCTGTCGCCCGAGTTCGCGGTGCGCAGCTGGGCCTACCTTCTTTTCCACTGGCCTCTGGCCACCTTCGGTCCTTACATCCTCGGTCTCGGCAAG CGTCAGCAGTTCTTCGCGCTCcgcttcttcctcggcgcgatCAGCGCGTTGGTGGAGGCCAGGTTCTACCGCGCTGTTGTTGACGCTGTCAACGAGCGTGTGGGCCGCTACCTTCTCTTCGCTCTGCTCTTCAGCGCTGGCATGTGGACCGCCAGTGTTG CCTTCCTCCCCTCGTCATTCGCCATGTACGCGACTGCGCTGGCTGCCTCCGAGTGGTTCCACCCAGCCACCTCGACCCGAATTGGCGTGAACCGTGCGTTCCGTGCCACGCTCTTCACTGCCATCGGCGCCATTGTTGGCTGGCCGTTTGcggctgccctcggcgttcCCTGCGTCCTCGAGTACGCCCTCCTGGCCGCCGGTGAGACCGTCCTCCCCAAGGATCGCCTCAGCTGGGGAAGCAAGCGTCTCTCTACCCTCGTTGGCGCCATTGTTGTGTCTGCCGCCGTGGCG ATCCCAGtggtcctcgtcgactcgtGGGCTTACGGCAGGTTCACGTTCCCTACGCTCAACATTATCTTCTACAACCTGTTCTCGAGCAACGGCCCCGACCTCTACGGTACCGAGCCCGCTTCGTACTACTTCCTCAACCTCTTCCTCAACTTCAACTTCTTCACCCCTCTCGCTCTCCTCTCGCTCCCTGCCTTGTTTGTCACCTACAACGTCGACTTCCGTCGCCTCGGCAAGACCCAGCTCAAGcccaaggagggcgagacgaGCCCTTACATCCTCCTTGCGGTCCGCCTGTCCCCGTTCTACCTTTGGCTCGCGATCCTCACTCTCCAGAGCCACAAGGAGGAGCGCTTCATGTACCCTGCGTACCCTCTCCTCGTCTTCAACGCCGCGGTCACCGTCTTCCTTGCCAAGGGCTGGCTGGAGACTGCCTTTGTCAAGATCACCAAGTCGCCGTACAGG GCTGGCCAGACCAACCTCTTCTCGCAGTTCTCCTTCCTGGCCATCATCATCCCCTCGATTATCTCGATCGGACGCATCTTTGCTCTCTTCCAGTTCTACCACGCGCCTttcgacgtcgccgcccactTCCAGTACACCACTATCCCCAACATTCTCTCGGGTATGGGCTACCTCCCCATTCCTCCTCCCAAGGGTGTCAAGCCCAGGGAGGACCACGTTCACGAGTGGGACTTCTCGCCTCTCGCTGAGCTCGAGAACCCGATCACCGTGTGCTTTGGCTCGGAGTGGCACCGCTTCCCCTCGAGCTACCTCTTCCCTGAGGGCGTTGAGCTTCGCTGGATCAAGAGCGAGTTTGACGGTATGATGCCCCGTCCTTGGGACAAGAGCGAGGCTGTTGGTCTCTGGCCCCGCGCCGAGACTCGCGTCACGCACGTCGGTCGCTTCAACGGCGCCAACAAGGCCTCGGCCGTGCCCGGTACCTACGTCCCCATCGAGCAGTGCACGCACCTCGTCACCCTGTCGCTCCCTTCGCAGACCCCAACTGCGCTCGAGCCCGACTACAGCCTCGATGAGGAGCACTGGGACCGCGAGTACTGCACCACGTTCCTCGACGGTGCCAGCTCCAAGTGGTGGTCGCGCCTCATCTGGCTCCCTGCCAGCATTGGCGACAGTGGCCGTGTCTACGGCGACTACTGCCTCCTCCGTCGCAAGTAA
- the SPAC926.08c gene encoding Ribosome production factor 2 produces the protein MSMLRTVKPKNARVKRALEEREAKLVENEKTAIFVRGANTSERVRDAMKDLYSLKRPHAVNFSKKNSIHPFEDASSLEFFGSKNDASLFVTGLHSKKRPHDLVFSRTFDGKVLDQIEVGIDGFRSMAEFDTPKASVGTRPLMTFHSDLFDTHPSYTQLKSYLLDFYQGHHETGIPLMDVEWVISVTAGPLAGELDAPGTALPAVHVRAYTIKLLSSGSRIPRVQLTEMGPSLDLSIRRVAEPDADMLKAANKRPKLAKKDMDSGLGKKKKNIETDDMGDKVGRIHLGKQDLSKLQSRKMKSLKVGRKVRAAEAAAGAGDDGMDEDDE, from the exons ATGTCGATGCTCAGGACTGT CAAGCCCAAAAACGCCCGCGTCAAGCgtgcgctcgaggagcgcgaggccaagctcgtcgagaacgAGAAGACTGCTATCTTTGTGCGCGGTGCCAACACGTCTGAGCGTGTGCGCGACGCCATGAAGGACCTT TACTCGCTCAAGCGCCCGCACGCCGTCAACTTCTCCAAGAAGAACTCGATCCACCCGTTCGaggacgcgtcgtcgctcgagtTCTTCGGCTCCAAGAACGACGCCTCGCTCTTCGTCACGGGCCTGCACTCGAAGAAGCGCCCGCACGACCTCGTCTTCTCGCGCACCTTTGACGGCAAGGTGCTCGACCAGATCGAGGTCGGCATCGACGGCTTCCGCTCCATGGCCGAGTTTGACACGCCCAAGGCCTCGGTCGGCACGCGCCCGCTCATGACGTTCCACTCGGACCTGTTCGACACGCACCCGTCGTACACGCAGCTCAAGTCGTACCTGCTCGACTTTTACCAGGGCCACCACGAGACGGGCATCCCGCTCATGGACGTCGAGTGGGTCATCAGCGTCACTGCTGGCCcgctcgccggcgagctcgacgcgcccggCACCGCCCTCCCGGCCGTCCACGTCCGCGCCTACACCATCAAGCTGCTctcgtcgggctcgcgcaTCCCCCGCGTCCAGCTCACCGAGATGGGCCCCTCGCTCGACCTGTCCatccgccgcgtcgccgagcccgacgccgacatgctcaaggccgccaacAAGCGCCCCAAGCTCGCAAAGAAGGACATGGACTCGGGCctcggcaagaagaagaagaacatCGAGACCGACGACATGGGAGACAAGGTCGGCCGCATCCACCTGGGCAAGCAGGACCTGTCAAAGCTCCAGAGCCGCAAGATGAAGAGTCTCAAGGTCGGCCGCAAGGtccgtgccgccgaggctgctgccGGTGCGGGAGACGACggcatggacgaggacgacgagtag
- the ATG8 gene encoding Autophagy-related protein 8 yields MVRSKFKDEHPFDKRKAEAERIRQKYSDRIPVICEKVEKSDIPTIDKKKYLVPADLTVGQFVYVIRKRIKLSPEKAIFIFVDDILPPTAALMSAIYEEHKLPVHPNTFGEEWEEIPQ; encoded by the exons ATGGTCCGCTCCAAGTTCAAGGATGAGCACCCCTTCG acaagcgcaaggccgaggccgagcgtaTCCGTCAGAAGTACTCTGACCGAATTCCC GTGATCTgcgagaaggtcgagaaGAGCGACATCCCCACCATTGACAAGAAGAAGTACCTGGTGCCCGCT GACCTCACGGTTGGCCAGTTCGTCTACGTCATTCG CAAGCGTATCAAGCTGTCGCCCGAGAAGGCCATCTTCATCTTTGTCGACGACATTCTCCCACCAACCGCTGCTCTGATGAGCGCCATCTACGAGGAGCACAA GCTTCCTGTACATCCT AACACGTTCGGcgaggagtgggaggagaTTCCCCAGTGA
- the Smed_2872 gene encoding UPF0303 protein, with the protein MSLGTLPKVTAYAVTDADSPAIRDLAAQQESAARFSTFSADAAWEVGSAIRAAFLERRVGDQGVIISIELFTGHRLFSAVVGAPPVVGPDNWAWAAAKLNVVRRFGVSSLRKGREFAAQGRTPEAKGLHFPEYACHGGGFPIYLANNDSGPIGAIVVSGLPQLDDHQLIVDALASLPHLLAK; encoded by the exons atgtccCTCGGCACCCTCCCAAAAGTAACAGCCTACGccgtcaccgacgccgactcgcccgcgatccgcgacctcgccgcgcagcaggaatccgcggcgcgcttcagcaccttctcggccgacgccgcatGGGAGGTGGGGAGCGCGATCCGCGCCGCgttcctcgagcgccgcgtggGCGACCAGGGCGTGATCATCTCCATCGAGCTGTTTACCGGCCACAGGCTGTTCTCGGCTGTTGTTGGCGCGCCGCCTGTTGTCGGGCCTGATAACTG gGCATGggctgccgccaagctcaacgTTGTGCGCCGCTTCGGCGTGTCCTCGCTGCGGAAGGGGCGCGAGTTCGCCGCGCAGGGCCGCacgcccgaggccaagggGCTGCACTTTCCCGAGTATGCGTgccatggtggtg GCTTCCCCATCTACCTCGCCAACAACGACTCGGGGCCCATCGGCGCCATTGTCGTGTCTGGCCTgccccagctcgacgaccaccagctcatcgtcgacgcgctcgcgtcgctgccCCACCTCCTGGCCAAGTAG